The following are encoded in a window of Streptomyces sp. Go-475 genomic DNA:
- a CDS encoding AMP-binding protein: MNETPYALSSSRTLWELVSRRAALTPDRPLFLQDDRGLTFGELAARAERVAAGLYGMGVRPGTVVAWQLPTRIETAVLSFALARLGAVQTPVIPFYRDREVGFALRESKAEFFAVPGVWRGFDHAEMARRIGAKGVFEAYDVLPDGDPSVLPAPPADGTAVRWIHWTSGTTSDPKGVLHTDRSLLAGGSCLAHALRPSAADVGSIAFPYAHIGGPDYTVMLLLYGFPAVLFEQFALPEALAAYRAHGVTIAGGSTAFYSMFLAEQRKRPGEPVVPSLRLLAGGGAPKPPELYHAVVREMGVQLTHGYGMTEVPMITMGAPDDSAELLATTEGRPPEGMEIRIVDGEVRLRGEAVCRGYLDPAQTAAAFDEEGFLRTGDLGHLTETGHLVLTGRLKDVIIRKGENISAQEIEDLLHRHPAVGDVAVIGLPDAARGELVCAVVEQPPGAEALTLDAVTAFLRAEGLSVHKLPERLELVAALPRGETLRKVLKYKLRERYSGT; encoded by the coding sequence GTGAACGAGACCCCGTACGCCCTGAGTTCGTCCCGCACCCTGTGGGAGCTGGTCAGCCGCCGCGCCGCCCTCACCCCCGACCGCCCGCTCTTCCTCCAGGACGACCGCGGCCTCACCTTCGGCGAGCTGGCCGCACGCGCCGAGCGGGTCGCGGCCGGGCTGTACGGCATGGGCGTACGCCCCGGCACGGTGGTCGCCTGGCAGCTGCCCACCCGCATCGAGACGGCCGTGCTGTCCTTCGCCCTGGCCCGCCTCGGCGCCGTGCAGACCCCGGTGATCCCGTTCTACCGGGACCGCGAGGTGGGCTTCGCGCTGCGCGAGTCCAAGGCGGAGTTCTTCGCGGTGCCGGGCGTCTGGCGCGGCTTCGACCACGCGGAGATGGCCCGGCGGATCGGCGCGAAGGGCGTCTTCGAGGCCTACGACGTCCTGCCCGACGGCGACCCGTCCGTGCTGCCCGCCCCGCCCGCCGACGGCACCGCCGTCCGCTGGATCCACTGGACGTCCGGCACGACCTCCGACCCCAAGGGCGTGCTGCACACGGACCGTTCGCTGCTCGCGGGCGGCTCCTGCCTCGCGCACGCCCTGCGCCCCTCGGCGGCGGACGTGGGGTCGATCGCCTTCCCGTACGCGCACATCGGCGGGCCCGACTACACGGTGATGCTGCTGCTGTACGGCTTCCCGGCGGTGCTGTTCGAGCAGTTCGCGCTGCCGGAGGCGCTGGCGGCGTACCGGGCGCACGGGGTGACGATCGCGGGCGGGTCGACGGCGTTCTACTCGATGTTCCTGGCGGAGCAGCGCAAGCGGCCCGGGGAGCCCGTGGTGCCGTCCCTGCGGCTGCTGGCGGGCGGTGGGGCGCCCAAGCCGCCGGAGCTTTACCACGCGGTGGTGCGCGAGATGGGGGTCCAGCTCACCCACGGGTACGGCATGACCGAGGTGCCGATGATCACCATGGGGGCGCCGGACGACAGCGCCGAGCTGCTGGCGACGACGGAGGGGCGGCCGCCGGAGGGGATGGAGATACGGATCGTGGACGGGGAGGTGCGGCTGCGCGGGGAGGCCGTGTGCCGGGGGTATCTGGACCCGGCACAGACGGCGGCCGCCTTCGACGAGGAGGGGTTCCTGCGCACCGGCGACCTGGGACATCTCACGGAGACCGGGCACCTGGTCCTCACCGGCCGGCTGAAGGACGTGATCATCCGCAAGGGCGAGAACATCTCCGCCCAGGAGATCGAGGACCTGCTGCACCGGCACCCGGCGGTCGGGGACGTGGCCGTGATCGGACTGCCGGACGCGGCGCGCGGGGAGCTGGTGTGCGCGGTGGTGGAACAGCCGCCGGGGGCCGAGGCCCTGACCCTCGACGCCGTGACCGCGTTCCTGCGCGCCGAGGGCCTGTCCGTGCACAAGCTCCCGGAACGGCTGGAGCTGGTGGCCGCCCTTCCGCGGGGCGAGACCCTGCGGAAGGTGCTGAAGTACAAGCTGCGCGAGCGTTACTCAGGCACGTGA
- a CDS encoding STAS domain-containing protein — MVVTFKVTGGEQGEWAVLQVSGELDLVTSPVLRQRVHDVVAEGHHCLVLDLSEVFFCDSSGVGVLIAARRLIRSCQGRLRLVLPARGAADGSHVNRVLGALGVRRLFDVYGDLDAALGDEGEPLSA, encoded by the coding sequence GTGGTGGTGACCTTCAAAGTGACCGGCGGCGAGCAGGGCGAATGGGCCGTGCTCCAGGTGTCGGGCGAGCTGGATCTGGTGACGTCGCCGGTGCTGCGTCAGCGGGTCCACGACGTGGTGGCCGAGGGGCACCACTGTCTCGTCCTGGACCTGTCCGAGGTGTTCTTCTGCGACTCCAGCGGCGTCGGCGTGCTCATCGCCGCCCGCCGGCTGATCCGCTCCTGCCAGGGCCGGCTGCGCCTGGTCCTGCCCGCCCGGGGCGCGGCCGACGGGTCCCACGTCAACCGGGTCCTCGGCGCGCTGGGCGTGCGCCGCCTGTTCGACGTGTACGGCGATCTGGACGCGGCGCTGGGCGACGAGGGCGAACCCCTGTCCGCGTGA
- the purU gene encoding formyltetrahydrofolate deformylase: MNEQSTSTAVPADQYVLTLSCPDRKGIVHAVSSYLFMTGCNIEDSQQFGDHDTGLFFMRVHFSADAPVTVEKLRASFAAIGDSFQMDWQINRGDQKMRILLMVSKFGHCLNDLLFRARTGALPVEIAGVVSNHTDFAELVGSYNIPFHHIPVTKDTKAEAEARLLDIVREEGVELVVLARYMQVLSDDLCKALAGRIINIHHSFLPSFKGAKPYHQAHARGVKLIGATAHYVTADLDEGPIIEQEVERVGHDVTPEGLVAIGRDVECQALARAVKWHAERRILLNGRRTVVFA; this comes from the coding sequence ATGAACGAGCAGTCCACCAGCACCGCGGTCCCGGCCGACCAGTACGTCCTCACCCTTTCCTGCCCGGACAGGAAGGGCATCGTGCACGCCGTGTCGAGCTATCTGTTCATGACCGGCTGCAACATCGAGGACAGCCAGCAGTTCGGCGACCACGACACGGGACTGTTCTTCATGCGGGTCCACTTCTCGGCGGACGCGCCGGTGACCGTGGAGAAGCTGCGGGCCAGCTTCGCGGCGATCGGTGACTCCTTCCAGATGGACTGGCAGATCAACCGCGGCGACCAGAAGATGCGCATCCTGCTGATGGTCAGCAAGTTCGGGCACTGCCTGAACGACCTGCTGTTCCGGGCGCGGACCGGTGCGCTGCCGGTGGAGATCGCGGGCGTGGTGTCCAACCACACGGACTTTGCCGAGCTGGTGGGCTCGTACAACATCCCCTTCCACCACATTCCGGTGACGAAGGACACGAAGGCCGAGGCGGAGGCGCGGCTGCTCGACATCGTGCGTGAGGAGGGCGTGGAGCTGGTCGTGCTCGCCCGGTACATGCAGGTGCTGTCGGACGACCTCTGCAAGGCGCTGGCCGGGCGGATCATCAACATCCACCACTCGTTCCTGCCGAGCTTCAAGGGGGCGAAGCCGTATCACCAGGCCCACGCCCGGGGTGTGAAGCTGATCGGTGCGACCGCCCACTACGTGACGGCCGACCTCGACGAGGGGCCGATCATCGAGCAGGAGGTCGAGCGGGTGGGGCATGACGTGACGCCCGAGGGGCTGGTCGCGATCGGGCGTGACGTGGAGTGCCAGGCGCTGGCGCGGGCCGTGAAGTGGCATGCCGAGCGGAGGATTCTGCTCAACGGGCGGCGGACCGTGGTGTTCGCCTAG
- a CDS encoding zf-HC2 domain-containing protein, whose amino-acid sequence MNGPDRFEAYDGHEGEGDHAENDNARGGSGVQDTGASGAPGGPQGPDGPRRGDGRGPDQPPRIPMPRASVEDSGLPLPAPADLGDATPPPVPPVFEHRVLKALLGAWALAACSAEEAAAVEEHLGACGACADEARRLREAVGLLQGPESLDLDPGLRTRVLETCLERRPPRIPVPDWAAAYDAETARLDALLQDFGDAEWHAPVRLRWFRGDEPTSRRTTVAGVIAHLLSVDGLVAVALGLDDPLGDVTSRRPTPASRTEAYWRASHFPPTRAVRAPWREQSHNLVRTVSFTGSGVGRMPVSYGDFALPLHDAMLDRAFECWVHAEDIADAVDYPYDPPSPRHLHRMIDLAARMLPTALAHRRRTGLAAPAHHRHLVAAGEPGRSLRLEIEGSGGGEWLIPLDSPAAKGSADHEVAHVALDGVEFCRLAAGHVPPQEAAAGQVGDREAIRDVLHAAASLSRM is encoded by the coding sequence GTGAACGGGCCGGACCGGTTCGAGGCGTACGACGGCCATGAGGGCGAGGGCGACCACGCGGAGAACGACAACGCCCGGGGCGGGAGCGGCGTCCAGGACACCGGCGCTTCCGGTGCGCCGGGCGGACCGCAGGGACCGGACGGGCCCCGGCGGGGCGACGGGCGGGGGCCGGACCAGCCGCCGCGGATACCGATGCCCCGGGCCTCCGTCGAGGACAGCGGACTGCCGCTGCCCGCGCCGGCGGACCTCGGCGACGCGACCCCGCCGCCCGTACCGCCCGTGTTCGAGCACCGCGTGCTGAAGGCCCTGCTCGGCGCCTGGGCGCTGGCCGCCTGCTCGGCCGAGGAGGCCGCGGCCGTCGAGGAGCACCTCGGCGCGTGCGGCGCGTGTGCCGACGAGGCGCGGCGGCTGCGCGAGGCGGTCGGGCTGCTGCAAGGCCCCGAGAGCCTCGACCTGGACCCGGGCCTGCGCACCCGCGTGCTGGAGACCTGCCTGGAGCGGCGCCCGCCGCGCATCCCGGTGCCGGACTGGGCGGCCGCCTACGACGCCGAGACGGCGCGCCTGGACGCCCTGCTGCAGGACTTCGGCGACGCCGAGTGGCACGCGCCGGTACGGCTGCGCTGGTTCCGGGGCGACGAGCCGACGAGCCGCCGCACCACCGTCGCCGGGGTGATCGCGCACCTGCTCAGCGTCGACGGGCTGGTGGCGGTCGCGCTCGGCCTGGACGACCCGCTGGGCGACGTCACGTCCCGGCGCCCGACGCCGGCGTCCCGGACCGAGGCGTACTGGCGTGCCTCCCACTTCCCGCCGACCCGCGCGGTGCGGGCGCCCTGGCGGGAACAGAGCCACAACCTGGTCCGCACGGTCTCCTTCACGGGCAGCGGCGTCGGCCGCATGCCGGTGTCGTACGGCGACTTCGCACTGCCCCTGCACGACGCGATGCTCGACAGGGCCTTCGAGTGCTGGGTGCACGCCGAGGACATCGCGGACGCGGTCGACTACCCCTACGACCCGCCCTCGCCGCGCCATCTGCACCGCATGATCGACCTGGCGGCCCGCATGCTGCCGACGGCCCTGGCCCACCGCCGGCGGACCGGCCTCGCGGCCCCCGCGCACCACCGCCACCTCGTGGCGGCGGGCGAACCGGGCCGCAGCCTCCGCCTGGAGATCGAGGGCTCGGGCGGCGGCGAGTGGCTGATCCCCCTGGACTCCCCCGCGGCCAAGGGCTCCGCCGACCACGAGGTGGCCCACGTCGCCCTGGACGGCGTCGAGTTCTGCCGCCTGGCAGCCGGCCACGTACCCCCGCAGGAGGCGGCAGCGGGCCAGGTGGGAGACAGGGAGGCGATCAGGGACGTCCTCCACGCAGCGGCATCACTGAGCAGGATGTGA
- a CDS encoding IS630 family transposase, whose translation MSRPGPKIPPLSVTDAQRAVLEGWLRRRTTAQALAQRSRIVLECAEGHSIMEVSRRLRITPDTVRTWRRRFLERGLDGLCDDPRPGVPRKITDADVERVIVKTLEETPRNATHWSTRSMAAATGMSQSTVSRIWRAFALAPHRSQTFKLSTDPLFIDKVRDVVGLYLDPPEKALVLCVDEKSQIQALDRSQPVLPMVPGVPERRSHDYVRAGTTTLFAALEVASGKVIGSLHRRHRAAEFKKFLTKLDKEVPADLQVHLILDNYATHKTPDIKRWLLAHPRFHLHFTPTSASWLNLVERWFAELTQKKLKRGVHRSVQALERDIRAWLADWNEHPRPFIWTKTADEILDKVAAYCRRISDSDH comes from the coding sequence ATGAGTCGTCCGGGTCCGAAGATTCCGCCGTTGTCGGTCACTGATGCCCAACGGGCGGTGCTGGAGGGCTGGTTACGTCGCCGTACGACGGCTCAGGCTCTGGCCCAGCGGTCGCGGATCGTGCTGGAGTGCGCCGAGGGCCACTCGATCATGGAGGTGTCCCGCCGGCTGCGGATCACTCCGGACACGGTCCGCACCTGGCGGCGCCGGTTTCTCGAACGCGGCCTGGACGGCTTGTGCGACGATCCGCGGCCCGGTGTCCCCCGGAAGATCACCGACGCCGACGTCGAGCGGGTCATCGTCAAGACGCTCGAGGAGACACCGAGGAACGCCACCCACTGGTCGACCAGGTCGATGGCTGCGGCCACGGGAATGTCGCAGTCGACGGTCTCGCGGATCTGGCGGGCGTTCGCCCTGGCCCCGCACCGGTCACAGACGTTCAAGCTGTCCACCGACCCGCTGTTCATCGACAAGGTCCGCGACGTCGTCGGCCTCTATCTCGATCCGCCGGAGAAGGCCCTCGTGCTCTGCGTGGACGAGAAGTCCCAGATCCAGGCCCTGGACCGTTCCCAGCCAGTTCTGCCGATGGTGCCCGGTGTTCCCGAACGCCGCAGCCACGACTACGTCCGGGCCGGCACCACAACCCTCTTCGCCGCCCTCGAGGTGGCCAGCGGCAAGGTCATCGGCTCCCTTCACCGCCGTCACCGGGCGGCGGAGTTCAAGAAGTTCCTCACGAAGCTGGACAAGGAAGTCCCGGCCGACCTGCAGGTTCATCTGATCCTGGACAACTACGCGACCCACAAGACGCCCGACATCAAGCGGTGGCTGCTCGCCCACCCACGCTTCCACCTGCACTTCACGCCGACGAGCGCGTCCTGGCTGAACCTGGTCGAGAGGTGGTTCGCCGAGCTGACCCAGAAGAAGCTCAAGCGCGGCGTCCACCGCTCCGTCCAAGCCCTCGAACGCGACATCCGGGCCTGGCTCGCCGACTGGAACGAACACCCCAGACCCTTCATCTGGACGAAGACAGCCGACGAGATCCTCGACAAAGTCGCCGCCTACTGCCGACGAATCTCTGACTCAGATCACTAG
- a CDS encoding acyl-CoA dehydrogenase family protein: MRFRLTEDQWALRAGMRHLLERRFDREALWGAVEAGGSGRAGGGPRLDRGLWRALGEAGFFALRLPEADGGVGLGLPEAALVFEEAGRALLPGPLLATHLAAGAVPGAATGETVVAAVDGTLVEWLAEADVVRGDATGAVPLRSLDPLTPLHRVPARQPGPRGPVAALLTAAEQLGTAARVCELAAQHARAREQFGRPIGAFQAVAHLCAGMLVRTETARAAVYAAAVTADPVDIAAARLLADEAAVRGARDCLQVHGGMGFTWESEVHLQLKRAWVRTHRTGGVTESEEILAAALAAGGA, encoded by the coding sequence GTGCGCTTCCGACTCACGGAGGACCAGTGGGCCTTGCGGGCCGGGATGCGGCACCTTCTGGAACGCCGCTTCGACCGGGAGGCGTTGTGGGGGGCCGTGGAGGCGGGGGGTTCGGGGCGTGCGGGTGGGGGGCCTCGGCTCGATCGGGGCCTGTGGCGGGCCCTGGGGGAGGCCGGGTTCTTCGCGCTGCGGCTGCCGGAGGCGGACGGTGGGGTCGGACTCGGGCTGCCGGAGGCCGCGTTGGTGTTCGAGGAGGCGGGGCGGGCGCTGCTGCCCGGGCCGCTGCTCGCCACGCACCTCGCGGCCGGTGCCGTGCCCGGCGCGGCGACCGGGGAGACGGTGGTCGCGGCCGTCGACGGCACACTCGTGGAGTGGCTGGCGGAGGCGGACGTCGTACGCGGGGACGCCACCGGCGCCGTGCCGCTGCGCTCGCTCGACCCGCTGACGCCCCTGCACCGCGTGCCCGCGCGGCAGCCGGGCCCCCGGGGCCCCGTAGCGGCCCTCCTCACCGCGGCCGAGCAGCTCGGCACGGCGGCCCGGGTCTGCGAACTGGCGGCGCAACACGCCCGGGCGCGCGAACAGTTCGGCCGGCCCATCGGGGCCTTCCAGGCGGTGGCACACCTGTGCGCGGGGATGCTGGTGCGGACGGAGACGGCCCGCGCCGCGGTGTACGCGGCGGCCGTCACCGCCGACCCGGTCGACATCGCCGCCGCCCGGCTGCTCGCCGACGAGGCCGCCGTGCGCGGCGCCCGCGACTGCCTCCAGGTCCACGGCGGCATGGGCTTCACCTGGGAGTCCGAGGTCCATCTCCAGCTGAAACGGGCATGGGTTCGAACCCACCGTACGGGTGGAGTCACGGAGAGTGAGGAGATTCTCGCGGCCGCTCTGGCGGCGGGAGGGGCCTGA
- a CDS encoding acyl-CoA dehydrogenase family protein, producing MDLTYTPEEEEFRARLRAWLARVLPGLPPRPSPDDWPGRRAYDLGWQRRLHDAGYADVHWDASPTIRLIFLEETERAGAPYVGANFVGLLHAGPTIAAEGTPEQRERWLPPILRGEQVWCQGFSEPEAGSDLAALRTRARRDGDAYVVTGSKIWTSHAEVADWCELLVRTDPRAPKHRGITWLALPMDAPGVTVRPLRTLAGSAEFAEVFLDEVRVPVANRVGDENDGWRVTLVTLSFERGTAFAGEVVACRRVLGELAVEARKNGRWDDPALRRRLGRLHAEFRALWRLTQWNVSAAEASGGVPGTGGSVFKLRYSHARQELYDAAADVLGADCLDLDRPWTLDRLSSLSYTIAAGTSQIQHTIVAERILGLPKGR from the coding sequence ATGGACCTGACGTACACGCCCGAGGAGGAGGAGTTCCGGGCCCGGCTGCGCGCCTGGCTCGCCCGGGTGCTGCCCGGTCTCCCGCCCAGGCCGTCGCCCGACGACTGGCCGGGGCGGCGGGCGTACGACCTCGGCTGGCAGCGCCGGCTCCACGACGCCGGGTACGCCGACGTCCACTGGGACGCCTCCCCGACGATCCGGCTGATCTTCCTGGAGGAGACCGAGAGGGCCGGAGCGCCCTACGTGGGCGCCAACTTCGTGGGCCTGCTGCACGCCGGGCCGACCATCGCCGCCGAAGGCACGCCCGAGCAGCGGGAGCGCTGGCTGCCGCCGATCCTGCGCGGCGAGCAGGTCTGGTGCCAGGGCTTCAGCGAACCGGAGGCCGGCTCCGACCTCGCGGCCCTGCGCACGCGCGCGCGGCGCGACGGTGACGCCTACGTGGTGACCGGCTCCAAGATCTGGACCTCCCACGCGGAAGTCGCCGACTGGTGCGAGCTGTTGGTCCGCACCGACCCGCGCGCCCCCAAGCACCGGGGCATCACCTGGCTGGCCCTGCCCATGGACGCGCCCGGCGTCACCGTACGGCCGCTGCGCACGCTCGCCGGGTCGGCCGAGTTCGCCGAGGTCTTCCTCGACGAGGTGCGCGTGCCGGTGGCGAACCGGGTCGGGGACGAGAACGACGGCTGGCGCGTGACCCTGGTGACGCTGTCCTTCGAACGCGGCACGGCCTTCGCCGGGGAGGTCGTCGCCTGCCGCCGCGTCCTGGGCGAACTGGCCGTCGAGGCCCGCAAGAACGGCCGCTGGGACGACCCGGCGCTCCGCCGCAGGCTGGGCAGGCTCCACGCCGAGTTCCGGGCGCTGTGGCGGCTGACGCAGTGGAACGTCAGTGCGGCGGAGGCCTCGGGCGGAGTGCCCGGCACCGGCGGCTCGGTCTTCAAGCTCCGCTACTCGCACGCCCGCCAGGAGCTGTACGACGCCGCCGCGGACGTGCTGGGCGCCGACTGCCTCGACCTGGACCGGCCCTGGACGCTCGACCGGCTCTCGTCCCTCTCGTACACCATCGCGGCCGGCACCTCGCAGATCCAGCACACCATCGTCGCCGAGCGCATCCTCGGCCTGCCGAAGGGACGGTGA
- a CDS encoding EF-hand domain-containing protein, with amino-acid sequence MVSSEYERRIAARFATFDQDGNGYIDREDFYGAAKALLAEFAVAARSDKGQALYGGAEAFWQGMAGIADRDGDQRITREEFVNGAAKRLRDNPDRFAEIARPFLHAALDVADTDGDSAATVEEAARVLKCLGVPEDVAGPAAAALDADGDGKVGEAEVIPAFARYFTVPE; translated from the coding sequence ATGGTCAGCAGCGAGTACGAGCGCAGGATCGCCGCCCGGTTCGCCACCTTCGACCAGGACGGCAACGGCTACATCGACCGCGAGGACTTCTACGGGGCGGCCAAGGCGCTGCTCGCGGAGTTCGCCGTGGCGGCCCGCTCCGACAAGGGACAGGCGCTGTACGGCGGCGCCGAGGCGTTCTGGCAGGGCATGGCGGGGATAGCGGACCGCGACGGCGACCAGCGCATCACGCGCGAGGAGTTCGTCAACGGCGCGGCCAAGCGGCTGCGCGACAACCCCGACCGGTTCGCCGAGATCGCCCGCCCCTTCCTGCACGCGGCCCTGGACGTCGCCGACACCGACGGTGACAGCGCGGCGACGGTCGAGGAGGCCGCCCGCGTGCTGAAGTGCCTCGGCGTTCCCGAGGACGTCGCCGGCCCGGCCGCCGCCGCGCTCGACGCGGACGGGGACGGCAAGGTCGGCGAGGCCGAGGTCATCCCCGCCTTCGCCCGCTACTTCACCGTGCCCGAGTAG
- a CDS encoding amidohydrolase family protein yields MATELPRIISVDDHVIEPAHLFDTWLPAKYRDRGPKPLTAGIGDLAYVGGTYRVTMDPDGPPTDWWIYEDLKFPYKRNIAAVGFDRDEMTLEGITREEMRRGCWDPRARLADMDLNHVEASLCFPSFPRFCGQTFAEAHDKEVALACVRAYNDWMVEEWCGDSGGRLIPLCLIPLWDVGLAVAEIRRNAARGVKAVTFSEIPTHLGLPSIHSGYWDPFFAVCQETGTVVNMHIGSSSQMPAASPDAPPAVQASLSFNNAMASMMDFLFSGVLVRFPRLKLAYSEGQMGWVPYALERADDVWAEHRAWGGVRDTVPEPPSTYYYRQIYCCFFRDKHGVASIDVVGRDNATFETDYPHVDSTFPHTKEVALDHVKGLDDGTVYKLMRGNAIRMLDLDLDR; encoded by the coding sequence ATGGCGACCGAACTGCCCCGCATCATCAGCGTCGACGACCACGTGATCGAGCCCGCCCACCTCTTCGACACCTGGCTGCCGGCCAAGTACCGCGACCGCGGGCCCAAGCCGCTGACCGCCGGGATCGGTGACCTCGCCTACGTCGGCGGCACGTACCGCGTCACCATGGACCCGGACGGCCCGCCCACCGACTGGTGGATCTACGAGGACCTGAAGTTCCCGTACAAGCGCAACATCGCCGCCGTGGGCTTCGACCGGGACGAGATGACCCTGGAGGGCATCACCCGCGAGGAGATGCGGCGCGGCTGCTGGGACCCCAGGGCGCGACTGGCGGACATGGACCTCAACCACGTCGAGGCCAGCCTCTGCTTCCCCTCCTTCCCCCGCTTCTGCGGCCAGACCTTCGCCGAGGCGCACGACAAGGAGGTCGCCCTGGCCTGCGTGCGCGCCTACAACGACTGGATGGTCGAGGAGTGGTGCGGCGACAGCGGCGGGCGGCTCATCCCGCTCTGCCTGATCCCGCTGTGGGACGTCGGCCTCGCGGTCGCGGAGATCCGCCGCAACGCCGCGCGCGGGGTGAAGGCGGTGACCTTCTCCGAGATCCCCACCCACCTCGGGCTGCCGTCCATCCACTCCGGCTACTGGGACCCGTTCTTCGCGGTCTGCCAGGAGACCGGCACGGTCGTCAACATGCACATCGGGTCCTCGTCCCAGATGCCGGCCGCCTCCCCGGACGCCCCGCCCGCCGTGCAGGCCTCGCTCAGCTTCAACAACGCGATGGCCTCGATGATGGACTTCCTCTTCAGCGGGGTGCTCGTGCGCTTCCCGCGCCTCAAACTCGCCTACTCCGAAGGCCAGATGGGCTGGGTCCCCTACGCCCTGGAACGCGCCGACGACGTCTGGGCGGAGCACCGCGCATGGGGCGGCGTCCGCGACACGGTCCCCGAGCCGCCGTCGACGTACTACTACCGGCAGATCTACTGCTGCTTCTTCCGCGACAAGCACGGGGTCGCCTCGATCGACGTCGTCGGCCGCGACAACGCCACCTTCGAGACCGACTACCCGCACGTCGACTCGACCTTCCCGCACACCAAGGAGGTCGCCCTCGACCACGTCAAGGGTCTCGACGACGGGACCGTCTACAAGCTGATGCGGGGTAACGCCATCCGGATGCTGGACCTGGACCTCGACCGCTGA
- a CDS encoding ATP-binding protein, with protein MQLEIRPDPAEVGRARRWARSRLTGSGIQADEPLAETLVLLVSELVTNAVVHTGRPAVLRLSLPPAATDEATVRLEVADRSGRAPVPRCAGDDATGGRGLALVDGLADRWGWSVESTGKRIWCELDRCARSREVTASCGGGAVTYGDAAGPAFEGLAAYEAV; from the coding sequence GTGCAGCTGGAGATCCGGCCCGACCCCGCAGAGGTGGGGCGTGCCCGGCGGTGGGCCCGCTCGCGCCTGACCGGGTCGGGCATACAGGCCGATGAGCCGCTCGCCGAGACGCTGGTGCTGCTCGTGTCCGAGCTCGTCACCAACGCCGTGGTGCACACCGGCCGTCCCGCCGTGCTGCGGCTGTCCCTGCCGCCCGCGGCGACGGACGAGGCCACGGTCCGCCTGGAGGTCGCCGACCGCAGCGGCCGGGCCCCCGTGCCCCGGTGCGCCGGCGACGACGCGACCGGCGGCCGGGGTCTCGCCCTCGTCGACGGTCTCGCCGACCGCTGGGGCTGGAGCGTCGAGAGCACCGGCAAGCGCATCTGGTGCGAGCTCGACCGGTGCGCGAGGTCCCGCGAGGTCACGGCGTCGTGCGGAGGCGGCGCGGTGACGTACGGCGACGCCGCCGGCCCCGCCTTCGAGGGCCTGGCGGCCTACGAGGCGGTCTAG
- a CDS encoding sigma-70 family RNA polymerase sigma factor has translation MAKKDVPPRWDRKMQQRLARGEAAALGELYDRFASLVHGLAHRVLGDELAADGITREVFVHVWEHPDSYDPKQGPLRTWVAALTHRLAVQRLRATETAALARDGSGTAEELEHKVRHAAVAARADYIVQSMPVPLRSALERAYFQRRDYRQTAADLGITEDEARRRLRLGLQLLSTAHDTEAPGAPPGFGGAV, from the coding sequence ATGGCGAAAAAGGACGTACCGCCGCGCTGGGACCGCAAGATGCAGCAGCGGCTCGCCCGCGGGGAGGCGGCCGCCCTCGGCGAGCTGTACGACCGGTTCGCCTCCCTCGTGCACGGCCTCGCCCACCGCGTCCTCGGCGACGAACTCGCCGCCGACGGCATCACCCGCGAGGTCTTCGTCCACGTCTGGGAGCACCCCGACTCCTACGACCCCAAGCAGGGCCCGCTGCGCACCTGGGTCGCCGCGCTGACCCACCGGCTGGCGGTGCAGCGACTGCGCGCCACCGAGACCGCCGCCCTCGCCCGCGACGGCTCCGGCACCGCCGAGGAACTGGAGCACAAGGTGCGCCACGCCGCGGTCGCCGCCCGCGCCGACTACATCGTCCAGTCCATGCCCGTCCCGCTGCGCTCGGCCCTGGAACGGGCCTACTTCCAGCGCCGCGACTACCGGCAGACCGCCGCCGACCTCGGCATCACCGAGGACGAGGCCCGCCGCCGCCTGCGCCTCGGCCTGCAACTGCTGTCCACCGCCCACGACACCGAGGCACCGGGCGCACCGCCCGGATTCGGAGGTGCGGTGTGA